From Solwaraspora sp. WMMD1047, the proteins below share one genomic window:
- a CDS encoding DUF5999 family protein, which produces MCQHQPTCPSAEATDREAARVIACFREQGWSLLCNGVIVFEDTGELLPDGSSIEPHRGPARHVLVA; this is translated from the coding sequence ATGTGCCAGCACCAACCCACCTGCCCCTCCGCTGAGGCGACCGACCGGGAAGCCGCCCGGGTCATCGCCTGCTTCCGCGAGCAGGGCTGGAGCCTGCTCTGCAACGGCGTCATCGTCTTCGAGGACACCGGCGAGCTGCTGCCCGACGGCAGCAGCATCGAGCCGCACCGCGGCCCCGCCCGGCACGTCCTGGTCGCCTAG
- a CDS encoding chorismate-binding protein produces the protein MRPIEPLVLETLPSGRLSIPGAPPACRAGLVERARLHWYADTGGDPAARLADFLTGHGLPVADLARAAAADDHRPGAVCGAAVLISAAAGARITGAAAAAPTPAPAVPDLVAVIYAHPPHPVPPPDPRPPATPPRADGTPVAGRRRVGPWRVGPWRDSWTTDQHAAAVERARAAIGRGDVYQVNLVGHAHAAHTGDPVPALTRLAGLPGARYGGVLTGPGWAVGCASPETLVTVDGTRLTTRPIKGTRPATTAGRRDLLASAKERAEHVMIVDLERNDLARVAATGSVRVDDLYTIRRWCDLWQAESTVTARLADGAGLTDLLRAVCPGGSVTGAPKLAALTQIADLEPVGRGPAMGAFGWIGAGRLDLGLTIRTAAAADDRLHLWAGGGITWGSDPDAEVAEAAAKAAPLRAALAGPTPPPTGRGNQPIALRS, from the coding sequence ATGAGACCCATTGAACCACTCGTGTTGGAAACGCTCCCATCCGGACGGCTGTCGATCCCGGGAGCGCCGCCGGCCTGCCGCGCCGGGCTCGTCGAACGGGCCCGGCTGCACTGGTACGCCGACACCGGCGGCGACCCCGCCGCCCGGCTGGCCGACTTCCTCACCGGCCACGGACTGCCGGTGGCCGACCTGGCCCGCGCCGCTGCCGCCGACGACCACCGCCCCGGCGCCGTCTGCGGCGCCGCGGTGCTGATCTCCGCGGCCGCCGGCGCCCGGATCACCGGCGCCGCCGCGGCGGCGCCCACCCCGGCACCGGCCGTGCCGGACCTGGTGGCCGTCATCTACGCCCACCCGCCGCACCCCGTACCACCGCCCGACCCGCGACCGCCCGCCACGCCGCCGCGGGCCGACGGCACGCCGGTCGCCGGGCGGCGGCGGGTCGGACCCTGGCGGGTCGGGCCGTGGCGGGACAGCTGGACCACCGACCAGCACGCCGCCGCCGTCGAACGGGCCCGCGCCGCCATCGGCCGCGGCGACGTCTACCAGGTCAACCTGGTCGGCCACGCCCACGCCGCCCACACCGGCGACCCGGTGCCGGCGCTGACCAGGCTCGCCGGCCTCCCCGGCGCCCGCTACGGCGGGGTGCTCACCGGCCCCGGCTGGGCGGTCGGCTGCGCCTCCCCGGAAACCCTCGTCACGGTCGACGGCACCCGGCTGACCACCCGCCCGATCAAGGGCACCCGCCCCGCCACCACCGCCGGCCGGCGGGACCTGCTCGCCTCGGCCAAGGAACGCGCCGAACACGTCATGATCGTCGACCTGGAACGCAACGACCTGGCCCGGGTCGCCGCCACCGGCTCGGTCCGCGTCGACGACCTCTACACCATCCGCCGCTGGTGCGACCTGTGGCAGGCCGAGTCGACCGTGACGGCCCGGCTCGCCGACGGCGCCGGCCTGACCGACCTGCTGCGCGCGGTCTGCCCCGGCGGCTCGGTCACCGGCGCCCCGAAGCTGGCCGCGCTGACCCAGATCGCCGACCTGGAACCGGTCGGCCGCGGCCCCGCCATGGGCGCCTTCGGCTGGATCGGCGCCGGCCGCCTCGACCTCGGACTGACCATCCGCACCGCCGCCGCGGCCGACGACCGGCTGCACCTGTGGGCCGGCGGCGGCATCACCTGGGGCAGCGACCCCGACGCCGAGGTCGCCGAGGCGGCCGCGAAGGCCGCGCCGCTGCGCGCCGCGCTCGCCGGCCCGACCCCGCCACCGACCGGGCGCGGTAACCAGCCGATAGCCTTACGGTCATGA
- the def gene encoding peptide deformylase codes for MTMRPIRIIGDPVLRTGCEPVTTFDAGLRALVGDLMDTLLGAPGRAGVAANQIGVSAQVFVYDADGHRGHLINPTLELSEQLQDDDEGCLSIPGLYFPTPRALHVTAHGVDQHGEPVTITGSGFLARALQHETDHLHGRLYVDTLRGDTRRRALREIRAGRFATPGAS; via the coding sequence ATGACGATGCGGCCGATCAGGATCATCGGTGACCCGGTGCTGCGCACCGGATGCGAACCGGTCACCACCTTCGACGCCGGCCTGCGCGCCCTGGTCGGCGACCTGATGGACACCCTGCTCGGGGCGCCCGGCCGGGCCGGGGTGGCGGCCAACCAGATCGGCGTGAGCGCCCAGGTGTTCGTCTACGACGCCGACGGCCACCGCGGCCACCTGATCAACCCGACCCTGGAACTGTCCGAACAGCTGCAGGACGACGACGAGGGCTGCCTGTCCATCCCCGGCCTCTACTTCCCGACCCCCCGGGCGCTGCACGTCACCGCGCACGGCGTCGACCAGCACGGCGAACCGGTGACCATCACCGGCAGCGGATTCCTGGCCCGCGCCCTGCAACACGAGACCGACCACCTGCACGGCCGGCTCTACGTCGACACCCTGCGCGGCGACACCCGCCGCCGCGCCCTGCGGGAGATCCGCGCCGGCCGGTTCGCCACCCCCGGCGCGAGCTGA